One window from the genome of Bdellovibrio sp. NC01 encodes:
- a CDS encoding cytochrome c biogenesis protein ResB, with product MNKNHSIGDAALTTSGAPKKSLLKRLNKPLASLKLAVVIIIAIAAITAVGTIIESKYDAYAAKKWVYDTWFMYTIMIVLAINLIGVMVDRWPWKKRHASFVLAHIGILFLLAGAVITAKFGLDGSMRVGIGDQNNFVQTADTDLVVYSSFDGDRYSKTYESEVDFFVKPPTAQKSLDIPVVEGAIKVVDYKKYVLPAKKVIADESGKAGAGLRFQIQNPNVNVIEWLVQRKANALAIHDFGPARINLGPIPAEGLGKNEIYLNPEKDGVRYAVFYKESKKPGKKGFLKEGEVFDPGFKMSMDFRVLRYLPSAVEDWDLQELEHPTPLTTSAIKILFEGKEHWVLLNDMVKLFTNQAVYLLTYGNRRIDIGFPVKLKKFEVDRYQGTMRAMAYKSVVEVPELGEHLISMNEPLKYKGLTVYQASFQEENGQPVASIFSVNADPGRFLKYMGSLIMSLGIVLLMWFKHLDFKIAKKSGDKK from the coding sequence GTGAATAAAAATCACTCTATCGGGGATGCAGCTTTGACCACTTCTGGCGCACCAAAAAAATCTTTGCTGAAAAGGCTGAACAAGCCTTTGGCTTCTTTAAAACTGGCCGTAGTCATTATTATCGCAATTGCGGCCATCACTGCGGTCGGAACGATCATTGAATCGAAATACGATGCGTATGCCGCAAAAAAATGGGTTTACGACACTTGGTTCATGTACACGATCATGATCGTGCTTGCGATCAACTTGATCGGCGTGATGGTGGATCGTTGGCCGTGGAAAAAACGTCATGCGTCTTTCGTGCTTGCGCACATCGGGATCTTGTTCTTGCTTGCAGGTGCAGTCATCACAGCGAAGTTCGGTCTTGATGGTTCGATGCGTGTTGGTATTGGCGATCAAAATAATTTCGTGCAAACGGCTGATACAGATCTAGTTGTGTATTCGTCATTCGATGGCGATCGCTATTCGAAAACTTATGAAAGCGAAGTTGATTTCTTCGTGAAACCACCAACAGCGCAGAAGTCTTTGGACATTCCCGTGGTTGAGGGTGCCATCAAAGTTGTTGATTACAAAAAGTATGTTCTGCCTGCGAAAAAAGTGATCGCCGATGAATCGGGTAAAGCGGGCGCGGGGCTTCGTTTTCAAATTCAAAATCCAAACGTCAATGTGATCGAATGGCTGGTGCAAAGAAAAGCCAATGCTTTGGCGATTCATGATTTCGGTCCTGCGCGCATCAACTTGGGGCCTATTCCTGCAGAGGGTTTGGGGAAGAACGAAATTTACTTGAATCCTGAAAAAGACGGCGTTCGTTATGCTGTTTTCTATAAAGAATCTAAAAAACCAGGTAAAAAAGGCTTCCTTAAAGAGGGCGAAGTTTTCGATCCAGGATTCAAAATGAGTATGGATTTCCGTGTCCTTCGTTATCTGCCGTCAGCAGTTGAAGACTGGGATTTGCAAGAGCTGGAACATCCAACGCCGTTGACGACATCAGCGATCAAAATTCTTTTTGAAGGCAAAGAGCACTGGGTGCTTTTAAATGACATGGTGAAGCTGTTCACGAATCAAGCGGTGTATTTGCTGACTTACGGCAATCGTCGCATCGATATCGGTTTCCCTGTGAAGTTGAAGAAATTTGAAGTGGATCGCTATCAAGGGACAATGCGTGCGATGGCTTACAAGAGCGTCGTTGAAGTTCCTGAATTGGGCGAACATTTGATTTCTATGAATGAGCCTTTGAAATACAAAGGTTTGACAGTCTATCAAGCAAGTTTCCAAGAAGAAAATGGCCAACCTGTGGCTTCGATCTTTTCGGTGAACGCCGATCCGGGACGTTTCCTAAAATATATGGGTTCATTGATCATGAGCTTGGGGATCGTTCTGTTGATGTGGTTCAAGCATCTTGATTTTAAAATTGCGAAAAAAAGTGGAGATAAAAAATAA
- a CDS encoding N-formylglutamate amidohydrolase — protein sequence MEITAPLIVTIPHSGEKIPPQTPWLNTLPEEILMCDVDRYVDFLYEPALHKLKIPLVKTEWHRYAADMNRIPEDIDESSVIGNANKAGMFNRGFHWVITTYKHQLMPAPMTQQTHDELVKLVYEPFHSSIRDMYSKVHAAGFKKTFHIDAHSMPSVGTSEHRDPGERRADIVVSDSKGKSCDPKFKDLVIAAYVTAGFKVGYNWPYFGGRVTEQYGNPSREQHTLQVEMNRELYMDEKTKKLKPEEAKKVQEKVFFALDYIRKNLHSLY from the coding sequence ATGGAAATCACTGCACCTTTGATCGTTACCATTCCTCACTCGGGCGAAAAAATTCCGCCACAAACTCCGTGGTTGAATACTCTGCCTGAAGAAATTTTGATGTGCGATGTCGATCGTTACGTGGACTTTTTGTATGAGCCCGCTTTACACAAATTGAAAATCCCACTTGTAAAAACAGAATGGCATCGTTATGCCGCAGATATGAATCGTATTCCTGAGGATATCGATGAATCGTCAGTGATTGGCAATGCTAACAAAGCGGGCATGTTCAATCGTGGTTTTCACTGGGTGATTACGACTTACAAGCATCAATTAATGCCAGCACCGATGACTCAACAAACTCACGATGAATTGGTTAAATTGGTTTACGAACCATTTCATTCAAGCATTCGTGATATGTATAGCAAGGTGCATGCAGCAGGTTTTAAAAAGACCTTTCATATTGATGCCCACAGCATGCCGTCGGTAGGAACAAGCGAACATCGCGATCCAGGTGAAAGACGCGCTGATATTGTGGTAAGTGACAGCAAAGGTAAAAGCTGCGATCCAAAATTCAAAGACTTGGTGATTGCGGCGTATGTGACGGCGGGATTCAAAGTTGGCTACAACTGGCCATATTTTGGCGGTCGCGTCACAGAACAGTACGGCAATCCATCACGCGAGCAGCATACTTTGCAGGTGGAGATGAATCGTGAGCTGTACATGGATGAAAAAACGAAGAAATTGAAGCCTGAAGAGGCGAAGAAGGTTCAAGAAAAAGTGTTCTTCGCGTTGGATTATATCCGAAAAAATCTCCATTCCCTTTACTAA
- a CDS encoding cob(I)yrinic acid a,c-diamide adenosyltransferase — MTTPPKAKIYTRTGDKGSTRLVDGSCVEKFNPRVEAYGTVDELNSYLGVVRCALKQDSAIAAKFVAMDHVLEKIQNELFNIGSLLATEKDEVFKMLPAITEEQIVFIEHQIDELTAGLPELRNFILPAGHPVAAHLHVARTCCRRSERRSAEIAVKDDRYALALQYLNRLSDYLFVAARFANQTAGQADVVWKKT; from the coding sequence ATGACAACACCTCCCAAAGCAAAAATCTACACGCGCACAGGCGACAAAGGCTCTACTCGTCTTGTTGATGGTTCGTGCGTTGAAAAATTCAATCCACGCGTCGAAGCCTATGGCACTGTTGACGAATTGAATAGCTATTTGGGCGTGGTTCGTTGTGCGCTTAAACAAGATTCTGCCATCGCCGCTAAATTTGTGGCCATGGATCACGTGCTTGAAAAAATTCAAAATGAACTTTTCAATATTGGCAGCTTACTTGCGACTGAAAAAGACGAAGTCTTTAAGATGTTACCTGCCATCACGGAAGAACAAATCGTATTCATCGAACACCAAATCGATGAATTAACGGCGGGCTTGCCTGAATTGCGCAATTTCATTCTGCCAGCGGGTCATCCTGTTGCTGCGCACTTGCACGTCGCAAGAACGTGCTGCCGTCGCAGTGAACGTCGTTCCGCAGAAATTGCCGTGAAAGACGACCGCTATGCTTTGGCTTTGCAGTATTTAAATCGTTTAAGCGATTACTTGTTTGTGGCGGCTCGATTTGCGAATCAAACAGCCGGCCAAGCTGACGTTGTTTGGAAAAAAACTTAG
- a CDS encoding cytochrome c biogenesis protein — MKSLLVLILTSVISVSAFAKAGDALKYLPVQDGGRIKPYDSFAREMLEIVYGKSKFEGRAATEIILTWMLSPQAWQNKKIFEVRNHQVLEAMKLPKEQRYFSGDELFASDRFTLLRQELQSKRETKEKLNPYFQALQRLENQFFVFQEVASGRMLKLVPPKEGENWISVADMPAAQQEKFLDVTKAFVNHIGAVAQGADAGALEGTAKALDEAVLKFEDSARAENPALYNHDTKIKAEVHYNDFHPFRWAYIFYFITATSILLVWVLNKPGLMKFAWAMLAIGFALHTYGFGLRMYIMDRAPVSNMYETVIWVSWGAILFSTILERIYKFRFIIFAGTLASLFALVIADFAPAVLDPTLTPLEPVLRSNYWLTIHVMTITISYAAFFLAFGLADIGLFYYLRGEEKHHEKIRAIVMGIYRAMQIGVAFLAPGIILGGIWADYSWGRFWGWDPKETWALIALLGYLAVLHARYAGMIRNFGMVVTGIVTFSLVIMAWYGVNFVLGAGLHSYGFGAGGVEYVSAFVAAHLLMVVYVAMIRNGKKKAA, encoded by the coding sequence ATGAAATCTCTGTTAGTACTAATTCTAACATCCGTGATCTCTGTGTCGGCTTTTGCTAAAGCGGGCGATGCTTTGAAGTATCTTCCTGTGCAAGATGGCGGACGTATTAAACCTTACGATTCTTTCGCGCGCGAGATGCTTGAAATCGTTTATGGGAAATCAAAATTTGAAGGTCGTGCCGCGACTGAAATTATTTTAACGTGGATGTTGTCGCCACAAGCGTGGCAGAACAAAAAAATCTTTGAAGTGCGCAATCACCAAGTTTTAGAGGCGATGAAGCTGCCAAAAGAGCAAAGATATTTCTCAGGCGATGAGTTGTTCGCCAGCGATCGCTTCACGTTGCTTCGTCAAGAGTTGCAGTCAAAGCGTGAAACAAAAGAAAAACTAAATCCGTACTTCCAAGCGTTGCAACGTTTGGAAAATCAATTCTTCGTGTTCCAAGAAGTGGCTTCAGGTCGCATGTTGAAATTGGTTCCACCGAAAGAAGGGGAGAACTGGATTTCTGTTGCTGATATGCCTGCTGCACAACAAGAAAAATTCTTGGACGTCACAAAAGCATTCGTAAATCATATCGGTGCTGTGGCTCAGGGAGCCGATGCGGGAGCGCTTGAAGGAACTGCCAAAGCTTTGGATGAAGCGGTTTTGAAGTTTGAAGATTCTGCGCGTGCGGAAAATCCTGCTCTATATAATCACGACACAAAAATTAAAGCAGAAGTTCATTATAATGACTTCCACCCCTTCCGTTGGGCTTATATTTTCTATTTCATCACAGCGACTTCAATCTTGCTTGTGTGGGTCTTGAACAAACCAGGCCTGATGAAATTTGCGTGGGCGATGTTGGCAATTGGTTTTGCATTGCACACGTATGGTTTCGGTTTGCGTATGTACATCATGGATCGCGCGCCGGTTTCAAATATGTATGAGACGGTCATTTGGGTTTCGTGGGGAGCTATTTTGTTCTCTACAATCTTAGAGCGCATCTATAAATTCCGTTTTATTATTTTCGCGGGCACGCTTGCGAGTTTGTTTGCGCTTGTGATTGCTGACTTCGCACCAGCCGTTCTTGATCCGACATTGACGCCGCTTGAACCGGTTTTGCGCAGTAACTATTGGTTAACGATCCACGTGATGACAATCACTATCAGTTACGCTGCTTTCTTCTTGGCGTTCGGTCTTGCAGACATTGGTCTGTTTTACTACCTGCGTGGTGAAGAAAAGCATCACGAAAAAATTCGTGCGATCGTCATGGGAATCTATCGCGCCATGCAAATTGGTGTCGCGTTCTTAGCTCCCGGAATTATTTTGGGTGGTATCTGGGCGGATTATTCTTGGGGCCGTTTCTGGGGTTGGGACCCTAAAGAAACTTGGGCTTTGATCGCGCTGCTTGGATATTTAGCGGTTCTTCATGCTCGTTATGCAGGCATGATTCGTAACTTCGGCATGGTTGTGACGGGGATTGTGACGTTCTCACTTGTGATTATGGCGTGGTATGGCGTGAACTTCGTGCTTGGCGCAGGGCTTCATTCATACGGATTCGGTGCGGGCGGTGTTGAATACGTGTCCGCATTTGTTGCTGCACATCTATTAATGGTTGTGTACGTCGCTATGATCCGCAACGGGAAGAAGAAAGCAGCTTAG
- a CDS encoding cytochrome c3 family protein codes for MHRVFKSTAAGAMAFLSALMVTTLLTGCKFQPGWGYNKGYAPEQPIAFDHQLHVGTNKIQCQYCHNQVERSRHSNIPALSTCMNCHLQVATDKPEIQKLREAYDSGGSVEWVRVHMLPDFVHFNHNAHIAKGVNCQTCHGPIETMKRVEQFSDLSMGWCVNCHRQPENKAPLNCSTCHY; via the coding sequence ATGCATCGGGTATTCAAAAGTACGGCGGCGGGCGCGATGGCCTTCTTGAGCGCGCTCATGGTTACAACACTTCTAACGGGTTGTAAGTTTCAACCAGGTTGGGGATACAACAAAGGGTATGCACCTGAGCAACCAATTGCGTTCGATCACCAATTGCACGTTGGAACGAACAAAATTCAGTGTCAATACTGCCACAACCAAGTGGAAAGATCGAGACACTCAAACATTCCAGCTCTTTCAACTTGTATGAATTGCCATTTGCAAGTTGCAACAGACAAACCTGAAATCCAAAAATTGCGTGAAGCATATGATAGCGGTGGATCTGTTGAATGGGTTCGCGTGCACATGCTTCCTGACTTCGTTCACTTCAATCACAATGCGCACATTGCTAAAGGCGTGAACTGCCAAACATGTCACGGCCCTATCGAAACAATGAAGCGTGTGGAGCAATTCTCTGATCTATCTATGGGCTGGTGTGTGAACTGCCACCGTCAACCAGAGAACAAAGCACCTCTTAACTGTTCAACTTGTCACTACTAA